The nucleotide window taaataaataaatagagatCATATGGAAATGACAATAAATGGTGCTGCCACTGTTATTTTTGCAGCACAGAAAGCGAATATGCTAAACCGTTCAGTACTTTCATTAAAcccattaaattatatatttggaATATAATTATGGAATCAGTTAATTAATAACgtctattatttatatttagttcgaatattattatttcttgatatatatgtgtaaatatgctgcctgaaatttttttaaatctattgTGTTgcctgtgtttgttttgttattcGTGCATATCCGGTTGAGGTAGAACGTCACGCTCAACTGACAATTCAAATCTAAGAAAACTACGAAAAATAGAActttctacatatttttaataaatagtaTGGCCAAAGTGAAAAAACGTTCAAAATTggtgatttattttattattatgttatattTGTTCCTTATGTGCATATGGCTTTCAAATATTGCGTATTAGAGAATGAATATGAATAGTTTTTTTgggtttgtaaaaatattacatcAATTGATTCGAAAGTTTTTATGCAGCTTTAACAGCATGAAGAGCATAGCACAGTTTTGTAGTATTAATCCACCGCCAACGCCTATAAAAAACATTGTAAGTGAGGCCATTCAGCGATACCGTCTCACAATTCACTGGAACATATGGATGCATTAAAAAAGGtgagtatgtatacatatattaataagtAATGTTATGCTTACATGCAGCCAGAATGCGTTGCACATCTTGTGGTGCTATCAGTTTACTCCAGTGATGTGTGTTTTTCGGTGCAACACCAAATACATATTCTCCGAGAATAATTCCTATGAACCACTGTAGAACGGTCTTATTCAAGGTCGTAATAAATATGGAACCGCCTGGCTGATGTTTCGTAAACACGCGAGTTTATTGATCTTAATATAAAaacacaattatttaaaattatacctTTATAGCCCTAACGCAATCTTTTAAGAACGCTTCTTTCTCGTCAATATGTTCCAACACCTCTGAGCATACAACTGCATCATAATGATTTGCATATTCATCTGCATGTTGCGCTATTGACTCGGTTTTATAAGTTATACGCTCAACTAGTTCGGGactatatttctttaaatgtttttcgGCCGTCATGATTACGTCTGCGCCCAAGTCAACGCCAGTTACATTAGCATTTAGACGTGCTAACGCTTCCGTTAATATGCCGCCACCACAACCtacttccaaaatatttttaccttttAGTAATGGGGCTGTACTTATCAAGTTCATGTCGATGGTATTTCTGAAATTCTTGTCGACGGTACTTTGCGCCCTCAAACCATGGCTCACGAAAGGAACTCTGTGTATACATTTGTACGTACATagtgaagtgaaaaatattatttaatcttttttaaaaatactcatcgataatacatatatttgcgcACCTTAAATCGTTCAGCTTGTGTAAACCA belongs to Bactrocera dorsalis isolate Fly_Bdor chromosome 1, ASM2337382v1, whole genome shotgun sequence and includes:
- the LOC105231163 gene encoding ubiquinone biosynthesis O-methyltransferase, mitochondrial isoform X1, whose protein sequence is MSLRTVKAVPFLLQQQSRYFLQNTFGNFQHAQMSSNTTYTSTPNTSTAKKNKELQQFNDSTQKEIDHHARLSATWWDLNGPLHGLHKLNDLRVPFVSHGLRAQSTVDKNFRNTIDMNLISTAPLLKGKNILEVGCGGGILTEALARLNANVTGVDLGADVIMTAEKHLKKYSPELVERITYKTESIAQHADEYANHYDAVVCSEVLEHIDEKEAFLKDCVRAIKPGGSIFITTLNKTVLQWFIGIILGEYVFGVAPKNTHHWSKLIAPQDVQRILAALNCETVSLNGLTYNVFYRRWRWINTTKLCYALHAVKAA
- the LOC105231163 gene encoding ubiquinone biosynthesis O-methyltransferase, mitochondrial isoform X2, with amino-acid sequence MSLRTVKAVPFLLQQQRYFLQNTFGNFQHAQMSSNTTYTSTPNTSTAKKNKELQQFNDSTQKEIDHHARLSATWWDLNGPLHGLHKLNDLRVPFVSHGLRAQSTVDKNFRNTIDMNLISTAPLLKGKNILEVGCGGGILTEALARLNANVTGVDLGADVIMTAEKHLKKYSPELVERITYKTESIAQHADEYANHYDAVVCSEVLEHIDEKEAFLKDCVRAIKPGGSIFITTLNKTVLQWFIGIILGEYVFGVAPKNTHHWSKLIAPQDVQRILAALNCETVSLNGLTYNVFYRRWRWINTTKLCYALHAVKAA